DNA sequence from the Brachybacterium sp. P6-10-X1 genome:
TTCGCGTCGTCGACGGCGCGGTCGAAGACCGCGATCCCGGCACGGTCGAAGTCCTCGTGGACCCCGCCGCCCGCATGGATCCGGTCCACGTGCGCCGCGGGGCCGAATCGCGAGGTGTACGCGGGCGGCCCGCCGAGCGCCTGGGCGAGATAGGCCGCCAGACGTTCCTCGTGGTCCTCGGCGTAGCCATGGGAGAACGCATGCGCGACCACGGGATCGGCGAGGGCGAGGTCATGCCAGCACCGAGCGACACGCCTCATCGCGTCCATCCCGCCGGCGACCTCGAAGATGGTGCGGTCCATGCCTGGATCGTACGCGGACCCCTTCCGTCCCGCGCCGGATTCCCTGGCCGGGACCGCAGGTGCGATGCCAGACTGACGCCATGGCCACGACGACCCCGCCCGCCGACCTCGACGACCTCCTCGCGCTGGCCTCCGCGCACGGCCTCGAGCTCGAGCGCTCCTCGATCCGCACCGAGGAGATCGGCCTGGACTTCCGCGTCGCCTTCGGGCGCGGGTCCGACGGGGCCGACTGGGTCCTGCGGATCCCTCGCCGTGCAGACGTGCTGGCCCGTGCGGACGTCGAAGGGCGCCTGCTCGCGCTCGTCGCCCCGCGGCTGGACGTGGCGGTGCCCGAGTGGCGCGTCCACTCCCCCGAGCTGATCGCCTACCCCCTGCTGCCGGGCGTCCCCGGCCTCTCGATCGGTGTCGATGGCGAACTCCACTGGAACATCGACATGTCCTCCACCGCCTATGCCGCGTCCCTCGGGGACGCTGTCGCGCAGCTGCACCGGATCGACGCCGACGCGGCGGCCGCCACGGGGATCGAGGTGCGCAGCGCCGAGCAGGTGCGAGCGGCCTGGCGCCGTGACCTGGACCGCGTGGCGGAATCCTTCCGGATCGCTCCGGCCCTGTGGGAGCGCTGGAACGCCTGGCTGGCCGAGGACGACTACTGGCCCTCCCGCACCGTGCTCACCCATGGGGAGATCTACCCGGGCCACACCCTGGTCGAGTCGGAGCAGGTCTCCGCGATCCTCGATTGGACC
Encoded proteins:
- a CDS encoding macrolide 2'-phosphotransferase — its product is MATTTPPADLDDLLALASAHGLELERSSIRTEEIGLDFRVAFGRGSDGADWVLRIPRRADVLARADVEGRLLALVAPRLDVAVPEWRVHSPELIAYPLLPGVPGLSIGVDGELHWNIDMSSTAYAASLGDAVAQLHRIDADAAAATGIEVRSAEQVRAAWRRDLDRVAESFRIAPALWERWNAWLAEDDYWPSRTVLTHGEIYPGHTLVESEQVSAILDWTTASIGDPAKDLMFHRVSAPPEAFEVALDHYVRGGGQVWPRLAEHCTEMYSAGAVGYGLYALETGESAHREAAAAALDPASEA